In Bradyrhizobium sp. 200, the sequence CGAGCCAATGTCGAGAAGGTCGATGCCGGACCGAAGGGTGCGGTGATTTCGTTCCGCGAGAATAAATTCGCTCAGCCGGATCGGCTGGTGTTCTTCATCCGCCAACACGGCCAGGCCGCCAAGGTGCGGCCCGACATGAAGGTGGTGTTCCTGCAGACATGGAAGACGCCGGAAGAGCGGCTGATGGGCACGACCGAGATCTTGCGGCAACTTGCCAATCTCGCGGAGAGCAAGAAGGCGGCGTAGCCGAGCGTAGCATCACTACGACGCCGCTCGTTGCGCGCCTTCCTGCAGTCGCGACCGCAATGACTTTGCGGAATCGTTCGGCAGCAGCGTTGCGACCGTCACCGCCGGCTCGGAGCGTACGTCGCGCGCGCCGTGGCTGGTATGGCGCATCACGCTGGACAGCCGCCGCGCGATGGTGTGCGCCGTCTTCAGGTCGGTTTCGGCAAAGACCACGACTACCGAGCCGTCTTGCTGGGCGGCGCCGAAATCCATTTGCCGCATCAGGCGGCTGATGATCCGCGCGCCGTCGAATTGCGCGCGGGGATGTTCGGGATCGAACGCAAAGCGTGCGACCGACAATCCGCCGCCGCGTTGCTGCGTCTGGTAGATGGCGCTGGCAAAGTCGCGCTCGAAGGCTTCGCGGGTGAGCAGGCCGGTCCGCGCGTCGATCAGGCCATCGGCGTCGATGGCCTTCAGCGTGCGGCTCAGATGCGCTTCGAAGGCGTGCTGGCGGATCAGCGGCAGCGCCGTCGCCACCGCCTGCGCGACGTCGTCGGAGACGATTTCGAGGTTAGGCAGGTCGTAGACCGGGGCCAGATCGTTTGCCGTCACCACCACGGGAAGGTTGCGGAAACGGGCATCCTCCGTCAGCACGGTGAGAAAGGCGTCGACCACGCGCAGGCTAAAACCTTCGCCGAGCACGATGCCATCGATGTCCCGGACGTTGAGATGCTTCGCAGCCGCTTCGATCGAGAGCGCGCCGACCACGCTGGTGCGCTCGCCAAGTGCGACCGACAGCGTCGGATAGGCGCCGCCGCGGCCGATCAGCAGCACGGTCGCGTCGCGCGCTGGATCGATATGCGACATCGCCATCGGCGTTGCTGGCTCCAGCCGGCGCATGACGGTCGCATGCAACGACCGCACGCGCAGTGCGGCACGGAGGCGAGCCACCAGACGGACGGGGCCGGCTTGGGGTTGCGAGGTTTGGGCTTGCGGGATTTGGCTCTGAAAGAACGGAATGACGTTGTCTGGAAGCGGGACCTGCGGATCGACCGAGATCAGCGGCAGATAGGGCTGGCGTGCCGCAACCCGCGCTGCCAGCTCCGCCAGTCCGGCTTCATCAGTGTCGGAGGTTGCGGCCAGCACGGCGGCCGGCTGCACCTGCTCGACGGCGCGCGCCGCATCCGTCCACTCGGTCTCGACCACCGGAAACAGCCTCGCGAGGTCGAGCGTGGCGGCAAAGGACGGCCGTCTCGCAGTCGACACGACGAGGATCGGACCTTGTTGGGACATCTTGAGAAACTCGGATCAGGCGCGTATCTTTTGCTTTGACGCGTTTTCTTCACGCGAACCGGTATCCACTTCGCTCGAAAACGCTATCGTAGCCGGCGATCCTAGTTTGCGGCGCTTAATGCTGCGTCAACGCCGCCCCTGACGGCGGCTCTCAGGCGGCGTTGCTCCGATCGCGAAATGCTTCCACCATCAATGGGTTAAGACCGAGTTCTGTCAGGGCGTCGCGGGCGCGCGCATTATCGAGCGCGCGACCGGCGAGCCGATGGCCGCTGATGCGGTCGGGTAGTGCCGTCAGGAGTGCGCCCTGGCCGAGGCGGCGCGCCCATTCCTGTAGATCCTGCGCCAGGAACCGGTAGCCGCCGACCGCCATGACCCCCGACGGCGGCGCAGTGATATTGACCGCGCCGGTCACGCGGTCGAGCCGGGCCGCGTAGTCGGTATCGACATAGTCGCGCGTCGGCGAGGCGATCAGGGAGTCGCTCGGCGGCGGTGGCGGCGCATAGGCCGCGACCGGCACCATGGGCCCGCGCAATCCCAACGTCCCGCGCGGCGTCAGCAGAACCTCGCCCGCGATCGACGATCCCGGCAATTCGCGCGGCGCGCCATGGGGCCCGGGCTTGATCAGAGCCGGCGAGCCGTCCTCCGCGATCCGGCGCGCGCCGAATAATCCGGCCTCGCCGAACAGATAGACATCCGTCAGCGTCGCCTGCTGGGCGGACCAGCACGCGCTGGAGCCGACCTGTTCCGGCGTGCGCCACAGGCCGATGACCTTGCGCAGGCTTGGCATCCGCGCGGCGAGGTCCAGTTCGTCGAGCCGCAATGCCAGTTGGGCAGGTGCAACCAGCGTATCGCAGGCCTGCTCGTTAATCTGTTGCTCCAGCACCTCGTCGTCGAACGGATGGTGCAGCACCAGCGTTCCGCCCGACAGCAGCCAGACCGCCAGCGACGAGGCGAGGCCGGCAAACGACATCGGCGAGAAGGCCGACAGGACAGTCGCGCCCTGCGGCACGTCACTTTCGAGCGACATCGCAAGGCCGCCGGCAATCAGGCCGAGATGGGCGCGCGGGACCGGCCGGAAGCCGTCCGAGGTGACGTCGAAGGAAATCAGCGCCGCCTTGCGGCCGTCCTGGATCACGGGACGCGTGGTCAGGGATTCCCGGAAAATCGCGTTGTCGAGCGAGGCCATGCCTTCGGGCAGGTCGCTGCCGAAGCCGCAGACATGTCGGATCGAGAACGCTTCGGCGGCGGCGTTCATGGCGATATCTGAATAGATCACGCCGTCGATCTTGCCCGTGGTCACGATTGCCCGCGCGGCGGTGCGGTTGAGCGCCATGGTCAATTCCGACTGCCGCCAGAGCAGCGGCAGCACCGCAACCACGAGGCCGGCGCGGAAGGCGGCGAGCACGGTGAGCGCGAATTCGATGGTGTTGGGCAGTTGAACCGCGATCACGGAATTGGACGGCAAGCCGGATTCGATGAAGTGCGCGGCCAGCGACGAGATCATGCGGTCGGCCTGCGCGAAGGTAAGGCGCTTCGGCGGCTGGCCGGTGATGCGCGGCTTGTTGAGGGGATCGACCAGCGCCAGCGCATCCGGCTGCCGTGCCAGGTTCCGTTTGAACAACGTATCGAGCGTTGGCGAGGCGGTAGGCTGGGTCACGGTGTTACTTCGGTTCTGTCGCGGGGGTTGGATCGCTTGGCGGGTTCACTTGGTGAGTTCATTTCGTTTCCGGCTTCTGCCACCAGGTTTCCGGCAGGTAGCCCGTCAACGCGGTCGCTGCAGGCATTTCTACCCGATTCCACCGCGCAATCCATTGCTCCTCCACGTTAAACACAGGGATGGCGTAGAAGCCCGATATCAGCGCACGGTCGAGCGCCCGCACGGCGGAGACGAAGGCCGGACGCTCGCGCGCTTCGAGCAGCGCCGCAATCAGTGCGTCGATGGCGGGCTCCTTGGCCCCCATGTAATTCCGCGTGCCGGGAATGTCCGCGGCCTGGCTGCCCCAATAGAAGGATTGCTCGTTGCCGGGGGACAGCGATTGATCCCAGCGGTTCTGCAGCATGTCGAATTCGTAGCCGAGCCGGCGCTGGTCGAACTGCACGGGATCGACCGCGCGAACGCTGGCCTCGATGCCGGCGCGCTTGAGGTCGCGCTGATAGGCCAGCGCGATCCGCTCCTGATCGCGCGTCGTCGCCAGGATTTCGAAGGTGAGGGGGATTTTGGTGGAACGCTGCCGCAACACGGTTCCATCGAGATCGTAGCCTGCTTCCGACAGCAATTTTAGCGCGCTGCGCAGCGTCGTGCGGTCGCGCCCCGATCCGTCGGTGACGGGCAGGCGGTAGCTGCCGTCGAGAATATCCGGCCGGATGCGCTCAAGGAACGGCTTCAAAAGCTCGCGCTCGCGCTCATCGGCCGGGCGGGCATAGGCGGATAGTTCGGACCCTGCGAAGAAGCCCGCTGAACGCGTGTAGAGCCCGAAAAAGTAATTGCGATTGATCCACTCGAAATCGAACAGCAGCGTCAGCGCCTGCCGCACGCGGATGTCCGAAAACACCGGACGGCGCGTGTTGAACACTAGGAATTCCGCCGGCTGCGGCATCCCGGTCTTGATGGTATCGCGGATCACCTCGCCGCTGCGGGCCGCCGGAAAATCGTAGCCGTCGTGCCAGCGCAGCGGTTCGTGCTCGACGCGAAAGTCGTAGAGGCCGCGCTTGAACGCCTCGAACAGGCCGTTGGATTCGCGGTAGAAGTCGAGCCTGATCTCGGCGAAATTCCACAAGCCACGATTGACCGGCAGGTCGCGGCCCCAATAATCGGGATTGCGGGTCAGCGTGACGCTGGCTCCCGGCTTGACGGCAGTGACGCGATAGGGGCCGGAACCGATCGGTCCCGTCATCGTGGTTTCCTCAAACGTCGCCGGATCGACCGCGTGCCGCGGCAGGACCGGCATCAGGCCGAGGATCAGCGGCAGCTCGCGGTCATTGGCGCCGCCGAAATCGAACCGTACCGTGAGCGGATCGGGCGCTTCGGCCTTTGCGACCTTGGAATAATACTGGCGGTGATTGGGGCGGCCCTTGTCGCGCAGCAGGGCCCACGAAAACAGGACGTCCTCTGCCGTGACCGGCTTGCCATCGGCGAAGCGCGCTTTGGGATCGAGGTGGAAGGTGACATAGCTGCGCGCGTCATCGGTCTCGATGCTTTTTGCCAGCAAGCCATAGAGCGTGAAAGCCTCGTCATTGCCGCGCGCCATCAGGCTCTCGACCACAAAGCCCCTCATCTGCTGAACGGCGAGGCCGCGAACGATCAGGGGATTGAGGCTGTCGAAGGTTCCGAGGATGCCCCAGACCAAACGCCCGCCCTTCGGCGCATCGGGATTGGCGTAGGGCATGTGCTTGAAGCCGGGGGGAAGGGCCGGTGCGCCATGCATCGCCAGCGCGTGGCTTTCGGCCGCCTTTGCTTCCCAGAACGGCGCGAGCGGCATTACACCCAGCGCGAGGGCGACACACGCCAATGCACGCAGGCGGATACGCCCGCAGACGGTCATAGGCAGGCGGGATTTTGATTCGAAAATGCGCACGCGAAAGCTTTACCATAGGCTTCGGCCTAGACCTTTCGGGGAATGCCAAAGATGCTTGTCGGCATTGATCTTTTCGTCTGCCGCTGTATTGAAGGCGGGCAGTTGATAATGGCGGGAACACCTGTCACGTATCCGCCTCAATTGCCAACGAGACAGCCGCCCCAGCGCGGCTAGGTGTCGGTGCCTGTAGCGGTTTCGG encodes:
- a CDS encoding GGDEF domain-containing protein, producing the protein MSQQGPILVVSTARRPSFAATLDLARLFPVVETEWTDAARAVEQVQPAAVLAATSDTDEAGLAELAARVAARQPYLPLISVDPQVPLPDNVIPFFQSQIPQAQTSQPQAGPVRLVARLRAALRVRSLHATVMRRLEPATPMAMSHIDPARDATVLLIGRGGAYPTLSVALGERTSVVGALSIEAAAKHLNVRDIDGIVLGEGFSLRVVDAFLTVLTEDARFRNLPVVVTANDLAPVYDLPNLEIVSDDVAQAVATALPLIRQHAFEAHLSRTLKAIDADGLIDARTGLLTREAFERDFASAIYQTQQRGGGLSVARFAFDPEHPRAQFDGARIISRLMRQMDFGAAQQDGSVVVVFAETDLKTAHTIARRLSSVMRHTSHGARDVRSEPAVTVATLLPNDSAKSLRSRLQEGAQRAAS
- a CDS encoding extracellular solute-binding protein, giving the protein MPLAPFWEAKAAESHALAMHGAPALPPGFKHMPYANPDAPKGGRLVWGILGTFDSLNPLIVRGLAVQQMRGFVVESLMARGNDEAFTLYGLLAKSIETDDARSYVTFHLDPKARFADGKPVTAEDVLFSWALLRDKGRPNHRQYYSKVAKAEAPDPLTVRFDFGGANDRELPLILGLMPVLPRHAVDPATFEETTMTGPIGSGPYRVTAVKPGASVTLTRNPDYWGRDLPVNRGLWNFAEIRLDFYRESNGLFEAFKRGLYDFRVEHEPLRWHDGYDFPAARSGEVIRDTIKTGMPQPAEFLVFNTRRPVFSDIRVRQALTLLFDFEWINRNYFFGLYTRSAGFFAGSELSAYARPADERERELLKPFLERIRPDILDGSYRLPVTDGSGRDRTTLRSALKLLSEAGYDLDGTVLRQRSTKIPLTFEILATTRDQERIALAYQRDLKRAGIEASVRAVDPVQFDQRRLGYEFDMLQNRWDQSLSPGNEQSFYWGSQAADIPGTRNYMGAKEPAIDALIAALLEARERPAFVSAVRALDRALISGFYAIPVFNVEEQWIARWNRVEMPAATALTGYLPETWWQKPETK
- a CDS encoding class I adenylate-forming enzyme family protein, producing MTQPTASPTLDTLFKRNLARQPDALALVDPLNKPRITGQPPKRLTFAQADRMISSLAAHFIESGLPSNSVIAVQLPNTIEFALTVLAAFRAGLVVAVLPLLWRQSELTMALNRTAARAIVTTGKIDGVIYSDIAMNAAAEAFSIRHVCGFGSDLPEGMASLDNAIFRESLTTRPVIQDGRKAALISFDVTSDGFRPVPRAHLGLIAGGLAMSLESDVPQGATVLSAFSPMSFAGLASSLAVWLLSGGTLVLHHPFDDEVLEQQINEQACDTLVAPAQLALRLDELDLAARMPSLRKVIGLWRTPEQVGSSACWSAQQATLTDVYLFGEAGLFGARRIAEDGSPALIKPGPHGAPRELPGSSIAGEVLLTPRGTLGLRGPMVPVAAYAPPPPPSDSLIASPTRDYVDTDYAARLDRVTGAVNITAPPSGVMAVGGYRFLAQDLQEWARRLGQGALLTALPDRISGHRLAGRALDNARARDALTELGLNPLMVEAFRDRSNAA